GCAAAAATTTTGATATAAACTGGGCAAAAAGCGTGGCTGATGAGATTTTTGACGCTGATATTTTAAGCCAAGGCAAGGGCTCAGCAATCTTTAAACTTGGCAAAAAAAGTATAAAAAAAATTAGATAAATACTTCTGGGAATTTTAGAATTCCTATATTCTTTTGGGGTTAGGGGTATTTTTTATCTTAGGAATTCTAGTTTTTTACTATTTTTTAATATAGGAATTCTAGATTTACTAATAAAATTTTTATAACTAAACTCTAGGAATTCTAGTTTTTATTTTGAAATTACTCCAGGAATTCTAGATTTTATACGTAAGCTTTCTAGGAATTCTAGAATTCCTATATTCTTTTAGGGGTTAGGGGATATTTTATTGCTAGAAATTCTAGTTTTAATCTTAGGAATTCCAAATTTAGTCTTAGGAATTCTAGTTTTAGGAATTCTAGTTTAACAATTTTAGAATTCCTAGGTTTTTAATTTTGAAATTACTCTGGGAATTCTAGTTTTTGCTGTTTTTTTAATCTAGGAATTCTAGAATTCCTAATAAAATTTTTAAAATTAAACTCTAGGAATTCTAGAATTCCTAGAGTTTAATATTCAAAAAAGTTTTTCGTTAAATTCCTTAATAAAGCTCATAGGATTTACCTGTGTTCCACCAGCAAATACTCCAAAATGCAAGTGCGGGCCACTTACTCTGCCAGTAGCTCCGCTAAGTCCTACGATTTGCCCTTGGCTTACTCTATCGCCTACTTTGACATCCACGCGACTTAGATGATAATACTGCGTATAGATGCCAGAGCCGTGGTCTATAATCACGCTGCCGCCTGCGTAGTAGCGGTCTTTTGCGATGCGCACGATACCATCGTTGCTAGCTGGGATTTTCACGCCCACAGCAGCTCTAAAATCTGTGCCGCTATGAAAGCTTTTTAAGCTACCATTAAACATTCTAGCACCGCCATAAGGGCTTGTTATTTTGCTATTTAGTGGCACTTCAAAAGGCTTTGAGACAAAAAGCTCTGGGGTAAAAGTAGCATAAATTTTGTTCGCTTCATCTCGTTCTTTTTTTATGCGCTTTTGGACGCTTTTTGGTGGGGTTACACGACTTTGATTTACTGTGATTCGCTCTTTTTTATAAGGCAGAGTTTTTATGCTAAAAACCAGCTTCTCATCGCCGTTATTTACTATTATTTCGCCACTGCTAGCGTATTTGGCTGAGATAATGGCAAACTTATACCCAGCCTTGCTAGGATGATTTATCCAGCTTCGCTCTTTACCTGCTATTACTAGCTTTTTGGCTTTTTGATTAGGTGAGATTAGCACGAAAGCCTCTCCATTGCCAATTTGCGTAAAAGAAAGCTCTTTGCCAAAAAGTAGGCTAAAACAAGCAAAAAATACTAAAAAAAGCTTTTTCATTTGTTTAAGAAAATATCTGGATAAATATCAGCTAGACGCTTGCGAGATATCGGCGAGTATTGATTTAGCTGTTCGTAGGCTTCTTCTATATCGCCATCTGTGTACTCACGCACACTCTCTACAAGTGTGTAGAGTTCCTCATCATCAAGATTGTCAAAATCCTTGCAGTTTTCAAGATTTTCTTGAATTAGCGCTTCTAGTTCTAGTTCATCATAGCTCATTTTTTGTCCTTTTTTATCTTAGTTTAAGAGAGCGAATAATAACTAAATAAGCTTAAAATTGCTTGATTTTAGTGCTTTTTAAGGCGTATTGAAATAAAATTGCGTGTTTTTTATAAATATCAAGGAAAATTTATGTTAAAAAAGCTCTTTTTTAGCTCTTTGTTTTGTGCGTTTTTGCTAGCTGGCCAGGCTATAGAAGTAGTACCTCAAGACATCACAAAAACAATAAAAGAAGATATTTTACTTATTTATGAACCACTACTTTATGATGTCAAGGTTAGTGAAAAAAAGGGTCAAATAATAGTAGTGCTAGATAGCAAAGAAAGCGTAGGGCAAAGGGATTTTGAGCAAATGGTAAGAGAAATCAAGCAAAAAATCGCTGTTTTGCTCCAAAAAGATGCTACCATTCGCTACAACGCTGCTGGCAAGCTACTTCATGAGATGTAAAATGCCAAAATCTGGATTTATCGCAGTTTTAGGCCGCACAAACGCTGGAAAATCAAGCCTTATAAACTACCTACTAAATACCAAAATCGCTATGGTATCTCACAAGCAAAATGCTACTAGAAGACTTTTAAAAGCTATAGTGATGGATGGGGACAATCAGCTAATTTTTACTGATACTCCAGGACTAAATGATAGCCAAAAAGCTATGAATAAAATTCTAAATGAGCGTGCGCTTTTAGCCTCCCAGGGCAGTGATGCTATTTTGTTTTGCGCTAGTGTTTTTGATGATACTAGCGTGTATGAGAAGTTTTTAGAGATGAATAGCTCTTTGCCGCATGTAGTAGCAATTACTAAAATTGACTTAGCAAAAAAAGAACAGCTATTTGCCAAGCTTAGAGAGTATGCTAAATATAGCGAGCATTTTAGCGCAATAGTGCCAGTTAGCACCAAAAAAGCAGTTTTTAAAAGAGAGCTTTTAAGCGAGATTTCAAAAATCTTACCCGAAGCCCCACACTACTATGATAGCGAAAATCTAAGTGATGCTATGGCAAAGGATATTTATAGAGAATTTATTTTAGAAGCGATATTTGAGTGTGTGAGTGAGGAGCTGCCTTATAGCGCAGAAGTTAGAGTAAAAAATGTAAGCGAAGGCGATATGCTGCGAATAGAAGCTCTCATCATTACAGATAATGCTAGCCACAAGGGTATTTTTATCTCAGCACTTAAAAATATAGGAATTCGTGCTAGAAAGCTAATCTCAGCACTAAGTGGGCAAAAGGTGTATTTAGGCCTTGAAGTAGTAGTGGAGAAAAACTGGCTAAAAGATGAAAAAAAGTTAATCAAATTTATTGATTAACCCTTGACTAAATAGCTTAAAAGTAGTAAAATCACATTTTTTTAAGTTTGTAAATAAATTCTTAGTAAATAAATTCTTATATGAAGGGAATGTAGTGGATTTATCTGGCTTGTTTAACAAAAATGCTGGCACTACTAGTATTGTAAGTATAGATGTAGCAAAATCTTTGGCCTACTGCTTTGAAGAAAATAGCTTAAAAGTATTATCTTTACAAAAAGTAAATAAAGATGCTACTAAAATCGTTAGTATAAAGCTAAAAGATATACAAAATACTCGTGTTCAAAGCATGCTAAATGGTGAAGAGCTACAAAATGATATAGTAGTTCAAACTAGAAAAAATCTAGGCTTAAATGATGAGATAGAATATATCGTAAAATCACGCATTGTAGGCGAAAATAGTTATGAGAGCTATGCGCTAAATTATGAAGTTTTGAGCCAAGGCTTGCAAGATGTTGTCTCAGAACTAAAATATATTGATAAAATCATCCCTGATCCATTTTTGTTTGAAGGGCTTTATGAAGCTAGGGTTTTAAATGCTAATGAAACACACTGCTTTTTATTTTTAGATAATGATGATGCTTTTTTGGCACTTTATAACAAGGGCGGGTTTGGCTTTACTCGTGGTTTTGGCAGGTATAGTCTAACTAATCTTTGCGAACAATACAAAAATAATACCGGTGCTAATATAGAACTAAAAGACTTTTTAAACTCGCTTAAAAATGAAGGTGTAAATGGTGCGTTTTTTAGCGTGCTTGATGATATGGCGTTTTACATCTCAGATGTATTTAATAGCACAGCAAGCCTAGCAAATGCTGGTATAAGCAAGGTTTTTATAGGCTCTAGCATAGGCGCAATTCCAGGTCTAGCAAATCTAATAAATCAAAAACTATCTATAGAAACCATAGATTTTGACTTTAATAAAAAATTTGAAGCAGGCGACCTTGATGCAAGCTGCATGAATACTATAAGGTATTATTATGCTAAATATATTTTAGATGATAGCTTAAACTTCACAGCATTTTCTCGTCCACCGGCTTTTTTAAAGCGTGATGGGGGTCAGTTTTTGGCTGTGGTGGCTATCGCTTGTGTATTAGGGCTTATTGCTCCTATTTATGAGCTTGGTTCGGCGCTTTATTATTTTGGTATAAATCATTTTGAAGAGTCAAAATTACAAGACATAAAAAAAGAACTATCTATCCTTGAGCCTGATTATAAAAGCAAAAAAGAACAAGTAGATAACCAAAAAAAGCAAATTAATGAACTAGAAGCTAGCATAGCAACTAGCAAAAAACTTTTAGATGAAAGCCAAGATAAGAAGTTTAATTATAGATCAAAGGCTGAGTTTTTAAGTGATATTAGTGCTTTAATCAGCGATGTAAAGGTAAAAACTACGCATATAAACTTTAAAAACAACGAAGCAAATATACACATAATAAGCGATGATGATAATAAAATCACAGCTTTGATAGAAAAAATAGATAAATCAAGTAAGTTTAGGGTAACTACTGAACGAATTTCTGTGCAAAACACAAATAGTGCTTTGTTTGAAAGCAACATCACGGTAGGATTTATAAAATGAAAATAGATATGCAAGAACAGTTACAAAAACTAGATGATTATTTTGTAGGCAAGAATAAAACCTTATATTTTGTAGCAGCTTTTGCTGTGATTTTGTATTTTCTTGCTTTTGTTTTGGCTCCAATGTGTGAGAGCTTAAAGCAGAGTTTTTCATCTGATCTTGACAAAACTAGACAAGAATTAGCAAAAACCACAAGCATAGAGACGATAAAAACTGCTATTTCTAATATGGAAAAAGCTCTAAACCAAAATGTAGGCAAAATAAGTGAGCTAGAAAGCCAAAAAAAAATTTATGTTAGCAATACAGCCAAGTTTGCTAAGGCGTTTTTTAATAGCTCTGAGCTACCAACTCACATAAACGAAGTCTCAAATAAAGCTATAGGAAGCGGTGTTCAAATCACAAAAATCATAAATAACACAAAAGAAATTCTTCCAAATAAGCTAGATGCTATGTATGATTTAAATGTAAGCTTTAATGCAAAAAGATTTGAGAATGCTCTTAAATACATATATGTGCTAGAAAGTACAAAAGAAATCAGCGATATAAGTTACTTTGATATAAAAGGACAAAATGGTTCTTTAAATTGTGTTTTAAATATCATTACTTGGGGATTTAAAAATGATTAGATATTTACTTTACACGATGTTTTTTGGTGTGCTAGCTCTAGCTCAAAGCATAGCCGATGTAGTAGTGGTAAATGACAAAAACTCTAGCAATAAAGTCTCTAGTCTTGTAGAAGATAAAATAAAAAAAATGCAAAGCGTTAGAATTCTAGATAAGGCAATTCTAGAAAATATTCAAGACCCATTTGAATACGATAAAGTAAGCAAGCAAGATTTGCCAGCATTAGGTAGTTCTAGTGAAAATGCCATAAAAGTGCTAATAGGTTCTAAAATCAAAGTTGGAGAAAACTGGCTAAGTAAGGGTGATAGCATCGGCACTACGAAAATCGTAGATATCAAAACAGACAGCGTTCTTTTACAAGAAAAAGATGGAAATATCTTTACTAAAAAACTAAAAAAAGGAAAAATAGATGGTTTGGAAATTAAATAAAATATTTTTAGCTTTAGCTTTGTGCTTTGCTTTTTCTTCTAGCTTAGAAGCTAGCAATTGTAATAATAGAGCTCTTAGTATAACTACAATTGAGACAATTAGTATTAAAGAAATTCTAGATCAGCTCTCTGGCGAGTGTGGTTTTAGCGTAGTGATAAAAGCTGGAGATAAAGACGCCACACAAACGCTTTCAAGCACTGTCTCAAGCCTAAATATTAAGGGTTTAACTTTACATGAAATCTTTAATATTTTATTATCTCAAAATGATTTGATATATTCATTTAGAAAAAATATTCTTAACATATCATCTGTGGATACTAGGATATTTAAGGTTGATTATATAACCTCTATTAGAGAAGGAAGAGCAGTAGTAAAAGCCTCAGCTGACTCAGCCCCAATCCAGCTAGATGACACTACAAACACAAATACAAATACAGATACCAAAAATCAAGAAAATATCATTGAAACTACTGAAAAATTTGATTTTTGGGAGAGAATGGCTGGTGAAATTGAAGCTATTATGAATAATGGCAAAGAAGGCTTTAAAGCACCACTGCCAGTAGTAAACTCAAACGCCGGACTTGTTAGTGTAACAGGTACAAAAGCACAGCTTGAAAGGGTTCAGGAGTATATCTCTAAGCTAAACAAAAGCCTTAAAAAACAAGTAATGATAGATGTCCGCATAGTCTCAGTTGATCTAAATAACGAGTATCAAAGAGGCGTTGATTGGTCAAAGTTTGATCTATCTTTTAATAGCTACTTAGGCGGCAATCCAGCAACTCCAAGCCAATTTACCTTTGGTCGTTGGAACGATACACACACAGCTTGGGATATAGTTACACCTAGTATGAATCCAATTCGTGGTGGCTTCATTCTACAAGGTGCTGTAAATATAAACCTTGAAGGTGTGATAAACTTCCTTGATACTACAGGCACAACCCGTGTAGTCTCAAGTCCAAAAATAATGACAATGAACAACCAGCAAGCCCTAATCTCAGTAGGTGATAATATAAATTATCAAATCACAAACACCATAATAGGCACAGAAACAAAAACTGAAAATGTAGATATCAAGCAATATTCTACTTTTATAGGAATTCTACTTAATCTTTTGCCTGAGGTCAGCGATGATGGCAAAATTATGCTTCGTATAAATCCTAGCCTAAATACCTTCAAATACAAAGAAGACAATATTAGGCAAAATACCCCAAGAACTATCGCTCCTGATACTATGCAAAAAAAGCTCTCAAGTGTAGTTCATATAAACAGCGGCGATACTGTAGTTCTAGGTGGACTAATCAGCCAAGAAAGTGGCGATGGAACTACAAAAGTCCCAGGTCTAGGCAATATTCCAGTGCTAGGATATTTATTTAAAAGTGAAAAAAAGATTCTTAGAAATACAGAGTTAGTTTTCATCATCACTCCACGTATAGTTGATATTGATGAGGGCAATAAGCTAAAAGACTCTTTAAAAAGTCTTGGATTTAGCGACGGATTATTTTAATGCAAAATCCATATACCAAGATAAAAGATATTTTTCTTGATAGCATAAACGAACATGATTATGTTAAGCTTGATAAAAGCGTAATAGCATATCGTAAGATTTGTTCTGCGCTTGATAAACCATTAAAAATTATTTTATTTTTTGGTAAGCCAGGTAGTGGAAAGACTTTTTTATTACATAAAATTTACTCTGATTTAAAAGATGATAGAGAAATTTTACTCTTTCCGCAGCCTTTTTTTAAAGAAAGCGATTTCGTAAAGGCAATTTGTGAGAGTATAAATATTTCTTTGCTTGCTAATGTAGATGAGCTTTTAGCATATTTTAGAGCAAATGTAAAAACTGATGCTATGAGTGGCACGCCTTTGCGCCAGATTTTGCTAATGCTAGATGAATCTCAGCTCTACCCAAAAGAACTAATTGAAAAAATTCGTCTTATGGCTGATACTAGGTATTTTAAGATAGTTTTTACTATTCATAAAACAGTAAAAGAAGATGTGCTAGCAAAAGACTATTTTAAAACACGCATTTGGGAGGTCGTGGAGTTTGAGCCTTGTAGCTTGGATGAGACAAAAATGTATATAGAAAAAAAGCTTGCTTATCACGGCTTTGAAAGTACTTTTGCTATATTTAGCAAGGCAAATCTAAAAAACCTTTGGAAATACTGCAGTGGCAATCTGCGCCTTTTAAATAAGCTACTTTATAAGTTTTTTGAGATACTAGAGTATTACGAAGAACGCAGCCCGAGTAAAGCCCGTAGTGCTATATCAAAGGTTATAGATATGGCAGCTATTGATACAGGAATGTTAAATGCTTGATACTATAGAAGTTGCAAAACTAGAAAAATTATACGCAAAAAGACAAGCAAAACGATTGCTAAAGTATTTGCTTGCTTGTTTGTTTGCTACTTTGCTTTTAGCTACTGCTATTTTTTATTCTTTTGATGATGCTACAAAAAATTCTAGTATAGAACTAGCAAAAAACGAACAAAATAAAAAAGAAGAGCAAGAATATGCAAATGCCAAGCCAGACAAGCAAATAGAAGATAATGAAGAAGATATCAAAAAAGCCCAAAAGCAAGCCCTAAAAGAAAAAGCTAGAGCAAAAATAAAAGAAGAAGAGGCAATGCTAGCTGAAATTGATCTAAGTGGGTATTTTAATGAAGTGCCAGAAAGCGCTATATCAAAAGAGCCTTTATATAGAACGCAAATTGAAGAACCAGAATATGACCCTACAAACAGCACGCCAGCCATAAATATAAAAAGCACAGAAATACAGCCAGACTATAATAATAAAAGTAGTAAAAATAATATAACAATCAGTTCAACACCAATAAAGCCAAGCTTAGAGAGCATAGAAGAACATTTTAAAAATAGCAAAGACCCAAAAGATGCCCTCGCTTTAGCAAGAGATTATTATGCTAAAAAAGACTATAAAAACGCAGCCAAATGGGCATTTGAGCTAAATAATTTAGACAAAAACAACGCTGATGGCTGGCTTATTTTTGCTAAATCAAAGTATAATGTAGGCAATAAAAAAGATGCTCTAAAAGTGCTTGAAGCCTATCTGAGCCAAGTAAGCAACAAACAAGAGGTTCAAAACCTAATCACAAAAATGCAAAGCAATATCCCACTAAGTGAGTAAAAAATGGCAAGCATAATAGATATAAATAAAACAATCACTCAAGTTCTACAAAAAAGTGGCAAGTTTGATGAAGCAGTGATGGCAAGCTTTGAAGCAGAGCTAAATGAGTCAAACACCAGAGCTTTACTAGAAGAAAAAATCGGGCTAAACACCGAAGGTATAATGAATGTCCTAGCTCTTATATACCGCAGAGGTCGTATAAATATCGATGAGGTTTGCGGATATTTTGCGCTTGATAGAGTAGGGTTTTTAAAGTATTTTGCGCAACACTTCAAGTTTGAGTATAGCTCACTAGATGAAAGTTCTATTGACTATAATCTTGCTAGAAAAATTCCTAGCGCACAGCTAAAGCACCTTGGAGCTTTACCTTTAAAAGAAGATGAAGTAAATGTTTATGTAGCTTTTAGAGATCTTTTTGATGTAGAAGTACAAGATCAAATCGCAAATATCTTTAACCGAAAAATTCTAAAAGTAGTAGTCTGCGATACCACAAAGCTAGATAAAGTGCTTAGCAAAATGGAGCTAAATGAAAGCGTAAGCTCGCTAATAGCTCAAATCCGCCAAGAAATCAGCAGCACTAGCACAGACGATGGCGGCGAGAGCTCTGGTATTTTGCGCCTAATTGAAACTATACTAAAAACCGCCATTTCAAGCCGTGCTAGCGATATACATATAGAAAGCAGTGAGAAAAACTGTATTGTTAGGTGTCGTATTGATGGTATGCTAGCCGAGATTTTTGTTTTTGACAAAGACATTTATCCCCCGCTTGTAAGCCGCCTAAAAATGCTTTCAAACTTGGATATAGCAGAGCACAGAAAGCCTCAAGATGGCCGCTTTAGCGTTCAGGTTTTAGGGCGTGATTATGACTTTCGTATCTCAACTCTGCCTGTAATTCACGGTGAGAGCGTGGTAATGAGAATTCTAGATAAATCAAAGGCTATCATCAAGCTTAGCGAACTAGGTATGTTAGAAGATAATCTAGCAAAATTCTCTCGCCTTACTCGCACGCCTTATGGTATGATACTAGTAACTGGCCCAACAGGCTCTGGTAAAACGACCACTCTATACGCTGCGCTAAATGATATAAAAAGCGTAGAGAAAAAAATGATCACCGTAGAAGATCCGGTAGAGTATCAAATGGATATGATCCAGCAAGTTCATGTAAATGAAAAAGCAGGTCTAACCTTCGCAAGCTCTCTTCGCTCAATCCTTCGTCAAGACCCTGATATCGTTATGATAGGCGAGATCCGTGACCAAGAGACCCTTCGCATCGCTATTCAAGCAGCGCTAACTGGACACCTTGTTTTTTCTACACTTCACACAAATGACGCTATTTCAGCTGTAGCGCGCGTGGTGGAGATGGGGATAGAGCCTTATTTAGTAAGTGGCTCGCTAATAGGCGTAGAAGCCCAGCGCCTAGTTCGCAAGCTCTGTCCACACTGTAAGCAAAAAATAACGCTAACACCAATGCAGTTAGATCACATCATACACCTAATTCCAGATGATTTTACCTTTTATGCGCCAGTGGGCTGTGAGAAATGCTCTCAAACTGGCTATTTAGGCAGAGAGATGATAAGTGAGATTTTGCCAATTAGTGATAAAATCTCATCGCTAATTGCTAAAAACGCTACAAAAGAAGAACTTACAAGCACAGCTTTAGCCGAGGGCTTTAAGGACTTTTTTACAGATGGTATCCGTAGGGCAGCTATGGGAATTACTAGCATTCCAGAGGTTTATAGGGTGGCTAAATCATGAAAACATATAAAGTAACGCAAAAAAAACTAGGCAGAGTGTTTAGCGACACTATAAAGGCCCAAAGCCTTGCCCAAGCTAAGCAAATAGCTGTAAATAAGCGTGGTGGCACAGTAATAGAGGTTAGCGAGAGCAAGAATATTTTTGATCTAGATGCTATAAAAACCGCACTTTTTACTCCAAAGATAAAAATGCTTAGCTACATCGCTACTTTGCGCCAGCTTGCTGTTATGACTAATGCTGGTATCTCTATCCACGATAGCATAAATGAAGTAGTAAATAACACCAAGGACAAGCGAGTAGCGCAGATCTTTGGTCGCATGAGAGATGATCTAAATGCTGGTATGAACATAAGCGATAGCATAATTCAGTTTAAGCGTGATGTGGGTAATGTAAGCATTGCGCTAATCAGCCTTGGCGAGCAAACAGGTCGCTTGGCTGAGTCCTTATATCACCTTGTAGAAATACTCCAAGATGTATATGATAACCGCCAGAAGTTTAAAAAAGCTATCCGCTATCCTATAGTAGTAATCTGCGCTATTATTCTAGCTTTTATCTTGCTTATGCTGCTTGTAGTACCAAAGTTTAGAGATGTTTTTGCTAGCTTTAACGCCGAGCTGCCTTTGCCAACTAGAATTCTATTAAACATCGAGTGGGCATTTAGTAACTACGGCTTTGCTATAGGCGCAGGCGTGCTTGCGGCTATTTTAATAACTATTTTTATTTATTACCGCAACCCACGCTTTAAATACGGCTTTGATAAATATATTTTAAAACTCTATTTGATAGGTAATATTATTTTCTTCTCAACTATGAGCCGTTTTAATCTTGTCTTTGGCGAGCTAGTTCACTCAGGAATTCCAGTTATTGACGCGCTTAATACCTCGCTTTTAAATGTAGAAAATAGTTTTTTAAGAGAGCGTTTGGAGAGCGTAAAAATCTCTGTTAGCCGTGGTAATAGCCTATCAAGCTCAGTAGCAGCCACTGAGTTGTATGAAAATATGTTAGTGCAGATGATCGCAGCAGGCGAGCGTTCTGGTAGCATTGATGCGATGTTAGCTAGAATCACAGACTATTATAAAGAGCGATTTAACAACATACTTGATAACATCTCAGCCTACATTGAGCCGATTTTGCTTGTGTTTATTGCTGGTATGGTTATTCTTATGGGACTTGGTATCTTTATGCCGATGTGGGATCTAGCCAAGGCTGTGAAGTAGATCGCACGGAATTTATCTAAAAATTTCATGCTTGGGAATTCTAGAATTCCTAAGTGAATTCCTAAGTGAATTCCTAAGCGAATTCTAGAATAAATTTCTAGGGAATTCTAGAATTCTCATCTAGAATTTCTAGAATTCCCTAGAAAATATTTTTAAGCGCTAGTAGCTTTGCGCTGTGTTCTATGGTGCTAATATGCGCTAAAAGCTCGGATGCGCTTTTTGCATACACGCACAGCTCGCCACTTTTTAGTAGCACGAAGTTTGTGTTACTTTGGACGAAGTAGCGCACTATCTCGCTTGGGGCACGGTCTTGCCAGTCTTCTAGCTGCTTGATATCATAGATAAA
The nucleotide sequence above comes from Campylobacter magnus. Encoded proteins:
- the mshL gene encoding pilus (MSHA type) biogenesis protein MshL, whose protein sequence is MVWKLNKIFLALALCFAFSSSLEASNCNNRALSITTIETISIKEILDQLSGECGFSVVIKAGDKDATQTLSSTVSSLNIKGLTLHEIFNILLSQNDLIYSFRKNILNISSVDTRIFKVDYITSIREGRAVVKASADSAPIQLDDTTNTNTNTDTKNQENIIETTEKFDFWERMAGEIEAIMNNGKEGFKAPLPVVNSNAGLVSVTGTKAQLERVQEYISKLNKSLKKQVMIDVRIVSVDLNNEYQRGVDWSKFDLSFNSYLGGNPATPSQFTFGRWNDTHTAWDIVTPSMNPIRGGFILQGAVNINLEGVINFLDTTGTTRVVSSPKIMTMNNQQALISVGDNINYQITNTIIGTETKTENVDIKQYSTFIGILLNLLPEVSDDGKIMLRINPSLNTFKYKEDNIRQNTPRTIAPDTMQKKLSSVVHINSGDTVVLGGLISQESGDGTTKVPGLGNIPVLGYLFKSEKKILRNTELVFIITPRIVDIDEGNKLKDSLKSLGFSDGLF
- a CDS encoding CDC27 family protein, with the protein product MLDTIEVAKLEKLYAKRQAKRLLKYLLACLFATLLLATAIFYSFDDATKNSSIELAKNEQNKKEEQEYANAKPDKQIEDNEEDIKKAQKQALKEKARAKIKEEEAMLAEIDLSGYFNEVPESAISKEPLYRTQIEEPEYDPTNSTPAINIKSTEIQPDYNNKSSKNNITISSTPIKPSLESIEEHFKNSKDPKDALALARDYYAKKDYKNAAKWAFELNNLDKNNADGWLIFAKSKYNVGNKKDALKVLEAYLSQVSNKQEVQNLITKMQSNIPLSE
- the era gene encoding GTPase Era, which translates into the protein MRCKMPKSGFIAVLGRTNAGKSSLINYLLNTKIAMVSHKQNATRRLLKAIVMDGDNQLIFTDTPGLNDSQKAMNKILNERALLASQGSDAILFCASVFDDTSVYEKFLEMNSSLPHVVAITKIDLAKKEQLFAKLREYAKYSEHFSAIVPVSTKKAVFKRELLSEISKILPEAPHYYDSENLSDAMAKDIYREFILEAIFECVSEELPYSAEVRVKNVSEGDMLRIEALIITDNASHKGIFISALKNIGIRARKLISALSGQKVYLGLEVVVEKNWLKDEKKLIKFID
- a CDS encoding ATP-binding protein, producing the protein MQNPYTKIKDIFLDSINEHDYVKLDKSVIAYRKICSALDKPLKIILFFGKPGSGKTFLLHKIYSDLKDDREILLFPQPFFKESDFVKAICESINISLLANVDELLAYFRANVKTDAMSGTPLRQILLMLDESQLYPKELIEKIRLMADTRYFKIVFTIHKTVKEDVLAKDYFKTRIWEVVEFEPCSLDETKMYIEKKLAYHGFESTFAIFSKANLKNLWKYCSGNLRLLNKLLYKFFEILEYYEERSPSKARSAISKVIDMAAIDTGMLNA
- a CDS encoding M23 family metallopeptidase; translation: MKKLFLVFFACFSLLFGKELSFTQIGNGEAFVLISPNQKAKKLVIAGKERSWINHPSKAGYKFAIISAKYASSGEIIVNNGDEKLVFSIKTLPYKKERITVNQSRVTPPKSVQKRIKKERDEANKIYATFTPELFVSKPFEVPLNSKITSPYGGARMFNGSLKSFHSGTDFRAAVGVKIPASNDGIVRIAKDRYYAGGSVIIDHGSGIYTQYYHLSRVDVKVGDRVSQGQIVGLSGATGRVSGPHLHFGVFAGGTQVNPMSFIKEFNEKLF
- a CDS encoding coiled-coil domain-containing protein, translating into MDLSGLFNKNAGTTSIVSIDVAKSLAYCFEENSLKVLSLQKVNKDATKIVSIKLKDIQNTRVQSMLNGEELQNDIVVQTRKNLGLNDEIEYIVKSRIVGENSYESYALNYEVLSQGLQDVVSELKYIDKIIPDPFLFEGLYEARVLNANETHCFLFLDNDDAFLALYNKGGFGFTRGFGRYSLTNLCEQYKNNTGANIELKDFLNSLKNEGVNGAFFSVLDDMAFYISDVFNSTASLANAGISKVFIGSSIGAIPGLANLINQKLSIETIDFDFNKKFEAGDLDASCMNTIRYYYAKYILDDSLNFTAFSRPPAFLKRDGGQFLAVVAIACVLGLIAPIYELGSALYYFGINHFEESKLQDIKKELSILEPDYKSKKEQVDNQKKQINELEASIATSKKLLDESQDKKFNYRSKAEFLSDISALISDVKVKTTHINFKNNEANIHIISDDDNKITALIEKIDKSSKFRVTTERISVQNTNSALFESNITVGFIK
- a CDS encoding type II secretion system F family protein — its product is MKTYKVTQKKLGRVFSDTIKAQSLAQAKQIAVNKRGGTVIEVSESKNIFDLDAIKTALFTPKIKMLSYIATLRQLAVMTNAGISIHDSINEVVNNTKDKRVAQIFGRMRDDLNAGMNISDSIIQFKRDVGNVSIALISLGEQTGRLAESLYHLVEILQDVYDNRQKFKKAIRYPIVVICAIILAFILLMLLVVPKFRDVFASFNAELPLPTRILLNIEWAFSNYGFAIGAGVLAAILITIFIYYRNPRFKYGFDKYILKLYLIGNIIFFSTMSRFNLVFGELVHSGIPVIDALNTSLLNVENSFLRERLESVKISVSRGNSLSSSVAATELYENMLVQMIAAGERSGSIDAMLARITDYYKERFNNILDNISAYIEPILLVFIAGMVILMGLGIFMPMWDLAKAVK
- a CDS encoding GspE/PulE family protein, with the translated sequence MASIIDINKTITQVLQKSGKFDEAVMASFEAELNESNTRALLEEKIGLNTEGIMNVLALIYRRGRINIDEVCGYFALDRVGFLKYFAQHFKFEYSSLDESSIDYNLARKIPSAQLKHLGALPLKEDEVNVYVAFRDLFDVEVQDQIANIFNRKILKVVVCDTTKLDKVLSKMELNESVSSLIAQIRQEISSTSTDDGGESSGILRLIETILKTAISSRASDIHIESSEKNCIVRCRIDGMLAEIFVFDKDIYPPLVSRLKMLSNLDIAEHRKPQDGRFSVQVLGRDYDFRISTLPVIHGESVVMRILDKSKAIIKLSELGMLEDNLAKFSRLTRTPYGMILVTGPTGSGKTTTLYAALNDIKSVEKKMITVEDPVEYQMDMIQQVHVNEKAGLTFASSLRSILRQDPDIVMIGEIRDQETLRIAIQAALTGHLVFSTLHTNDAISAVARVVEMGIEPYLVSGSLIGVEAQRLVRKLCPHCKQKITLTPMQLDHIIHLIPDDFTFYAPVGCEKCSQTGYLGREMISEILPISDKISSLIAKNATKEELTSTALAEGFKDFFTDGIRRAAMGITSIPEVYRVAKS